One Candidatus Dadabacteria bacterium genomic region harbors:
- a CDS encoding type III pantothenate kinase, translated as MLLAIDVGNTSIMVGIFSGEELVYSFRIDTDRTKSPDDYGIILFGKMDEKDISPSSFSGSILSCVVAEMEEGVAKLVEKYFGHRPIIVGPETRTGMPMRIYSPEELGADRIANAVAAYHRFGGSVIVVDLGTATTFDCVSEKGEYLGGVIVPGIELSTVALYHGTSKLPKVDPEKPEQVIGKDTVECIQSGLFYGYASMIDGLCAKLKEEIGSSPEIIITGGFAEAISEECACVNQVDKDLALHGLRLLHELNSQILC; from the coding sequence ATGCTTCTCGCAATTGACGTTGGTAACACTAGCATAATGGTCGGAATATTTTCCGGAGAGGAACTCGTATACAGTTTCAGGATTGATACCGACAGAACCAAGAGTCCTGACGACTACGGAATTATCTTGTTTGGAAAGATGGACGAGAAAGACATATCTCCCTCTTCGTTCAGCGGTTCCATACTTTCCTGCGTGGTCGCCGAGATGGAGGAGGGGGTGGCGAAACTGGTGGAGAAATATTTCGGTCACCGGCCTATAATCGTGGGTCCTGAGACAAGAACGGGAATGCCGATGCGGATTTATAGTCCCGAAGAACTCGGAGCCGACAGAATAGCAAACGCCGTTGCGGCTTATCACCGCTTCGGTGGAAGCGTGATAGTGGTTGATCTCGGTACGGCGACCACTTTTGACTGTGTTTCCGAAAAAGGAGAATACCTAGGCGGAGTCATAGTCCCCGGGATCGAGCTTTCCACGGTGGCGCTTTACCACGGAACTTCCAAGCTTCCGAAGGTTGATCCCGAGAAGCCCGAGCAGGTGATAGGCAAAGACACCGTCGAGTGCATACAGTCGGGTCTGTTTTACGGTTACGCATCGATGATTGACGGGCTTTGCGCGAAACTCAAAGAGGAGATTGGTTCTTCTCCCGAAATCATAATTACCGGGGGGTTTGCCGAAGCGATCTCTGAGGAGTGCGCCTGCGTGAACCAAGTCGACAAGGACCTTGCTCTCCACGGCCTGAGACTGCTCCATGAACTCAACTCTCAGATACTCTGTTAG
- a CDS encoding NAD-dependent epimerase/dehydratase family protein, producing MRIIVTGGAGFIGSWVCEAYISEGHEVLVVDNLSTGSEDNIPPEAEFVECDVRDSARLEKAFRQFRPEVVNHHAAQINVRNSVENPSLDADINIGGSLNVLRLSGDHKIGKFIFSSTGGALYGEPKKLPADESTPALPLSPYGISKLSTENYVRYHSRNHGFGHVILRYSNVYGERQNPEGEAGVIGIFCEKIISGKPCLIFGDGEQTRDYVHVSDVSRANLLAATLMQEGTFNIGTSIESSVNDIVDILEEVTKTEFTTVHEKERSGEVRRISLDCSLAAEKFGWSARVALREGLFRTWSWFLQERN from the coding sequence GTGAGAATAATAGTCACAGGCGGAGCGGGATTCATAGGCTCTTGGGTATGCGAAGCGTATATCTCCGAGGGCCACGAGGTTCTAGTGGTCGACAACCTCTCAACGGGATCTGAGGACAACATCCCTCCTGAAGCTGAGTTTGTTGAGTGTGACGTAAGGGATTCCGCCAGACTCGAGAAGGCGTTTCGCCAATTCCGCCCCGAAGTCGTCAACCACCACGCAGCACAGATAAATGTAAGAAATTCCGTCGAGAACCCCAGCCTTGACGCTGATATAAATATAGGCGGTTCCCTTAACGTTCTTAGACTCTCCGGGGATCACAAAATCGGAAAATTCATTTTTTCATCCACCGGAGGCGCTCTCTACGGAGAACCAAAGAAACTTCCGGCCGATGAGTCGACCCCCGCCCTTCCTCTTTCCCCTTATGGAATCTCGAAACTCTCAACGGAAAACTACGTAAGATATCATTCAAGGAATCATGGTTTCGGACACGTGATCCTGAGATACTCAAACGTGTACGGAGAAAGGCAGAACCCCGAGGGGGAGGCCGGCGTGATAGGGATTTTCTGCGAGAAAATAATCAGCGGGAAACCCTGCCTCATATTCGGAGACGGAGAACAAACTAGGGATTATGTGCATGTCTCCGATGTCTCGCGGGCAAACCTGCTCGCCGCAACCCTCATGCAAGAGGGAACTTTCAACATAGGAACTTCTATCGAGAGTTCGGTAAACGACATAGTGGACATACTTGAGGAGGTAACTAAAACCGAATTTACAACTGTTCACGAAAAAGAGCGTTCCGGGGAAGTAAGAAGGATTAGTCTTGACTGCTCTCTAGCGGCCGAGAAATTCGGATGGAGCGCGCGGGTGGCCTTACGCGAAGGCCTTTTTAGAACATGGAGCTGGTTTTTGCAGGAGAGAAATTGA